The following proteins come from a genomic window of Lycium ferocissimum isolate CSIRO_LF1 chromosome 4, AGI_CSIRO_Lferr_CH_V1, whole genome shotgun sequence:
- the LOC132054386 gene encoding uncharacterized protein LOC132054386 yields MRIRKHAKISPLIYAAESGKVLLSRVCQLNQSPWDVITFPIEENDDPQIPFLSQPPCSSNYYQVDGFADNNGTFDDSNGIVESATAMKVDEMKEMINCSKWDNYFESSVAVDISVNVKKIKQDKDEDAKMEELGLSMDENNNADNNTAILCNSTNKKQEKQHEAVVAVVETESPRRRPRAKKSSSSSSSSNPYEYYYYSGFGPSWGKKRGARRNNYAMPDRQDAGQYSSSQMDNEELDYVEDEDDEEEENGKKRPQKPIKARTLKSLM; encoded by the exons ATGAGAATAAGAAAGCATGCCAAGATTTCTCCTCTCATATATGCTGCTGAATCAGGAAAAGTTTTACTGAGCCGTGTTTGCCAACTTAATCAGTCACCATGGGATGTTATCACTTTCCCCATTGAAGAAAACGATGACCCACAAATACCATTTCTTTCACAGCCGCCATGTTCTTCTAATTATTATCAG GTCGATGGATTTGCTGATAATAATGGGACCTTTGATGATTCTAATGGAATTGTCGAGAG tGCCACGGCAATGAAAGTGGATGAAATGAAAGAGATGATCAATTGTTCGAAATGGGATAACTACTTCGAGAGTAGTGTTGCTGTGGATATTTCTGTTAATGTAAAGAAAATTAAGCAAGACAAGGACGAGGATGCAAAGATGGAGGAGCTAGGGTTATCAATGGACGAGAATAATAATGCCGATAATAATACGGCTATATTGTGCAATTCCACCAATAAGAAACAAGAGAAGCAACATGAGGCTGTAGTGGCGGTTGTGGAAACGGAAAGTCCACGTCGCCGCCCTCGTGCtaagaaatcatcatcatcttcttcttcttccaatcCTTACGAATACTACTATTATTCGGGTTTTGGTCCGTCATGGGGCAAGAAAAGAGGTGCAAGGAGGAATAATTATGCAATGCCGGATCGCCAAGATGCTGGGCAATATTCATCTTCCCAAATGGATAATGAAGAACTTGACTATGTTGAAGACGaggatgatgaagaagaagaaaatgggaAAAAGAGACCTCAGAAGCCAATTAAAGCTAGGACACTCAAATCTCTAATGTGA